Proteins from a single region of Caldilineales bacterium:
- a CDS encoding biotin/lipoyl-binding protein translates to MEVRYALPEGAATVRVDRAETGLVVTILRPDRPPTVYEVGQWTARQGRLSFETNGRRWTAFVAKDGQAQLVAMDGQTWRLEPPRPRARQSETAGASLTAQMPGKVLDVLVQPGQAVEAGVTLVVIEAMKMELRVTAPVAGLVAQVFVSAGDVVDQGQRLVELG, encoded by the coding sequence TTGGAAGTCCGCTATGCTCTCCCCGAAGGCGCGGCCACGGTGCGCGTCGACCGCGCCGAAACCGGGCTTGTGGTGACCATCCTCCGTCCCGACCGGCCCCCAACTGTGTATGAGGTTGGGCAGTGGACGGCGAGGCAAGGCCGCCTGAGTTTTGAGACGAACGGCCGCCGATGGACGGCCTTCGTCGCCAAAGATGGCCAGGCGCAGCTGGTGGCGATGGACGGCCAGACCTGGCGGCTGGAACCGCCGCGCCCACGCGCCCGGCAGAGTGAGACGGCCGGGGCCAGTCTGACGGCGCAGATGCCGGGCAAGGTGTTGGATGTGTTGGTGCAGCCCGGACAAGCCGTGGAGGCCGGGGTCACACTTGTCGTCATCGAGGCGATGAAGATGGAACTGCGGGTCACGGCGCCGGTTGCGGGCCTGGTGGCGCAGGTTTTCGTCAGCGCTGGTGATGTGGTCGATCAGGGGCAACGACTGGTAGAATTGGGGTAG
- a CDS encoding DUF4351 domain-containing protein, whose amino-acid sequence MTKRADIGTKRLISLDPTAWVRWLLHDDDLRAIDLLTPDFQWVSRESDALVRVQSPVHGEFLVLNEIQLHPDPRIPQRICAYAALARERHGLEVYPVVVNILRPSGRQRLARRFSSRFRGLIARQDYQVINLWEVDVNLALQEPLLPLLPFAPILKGGNSEPIIAQAVVRLRADANLAQMENLLAFFASFVMSTELVQSIMRWDMAVLRESPWYTEIRQEGWQLGLEQGLEQGLEKGLEKGLEQGLEKGLEKGLEKGLEQGLEKGLEQGLKLGERRNMRETILRVLQHRFGPAPADFEQQLQEMDLPELRGLLDAALDVASLAEFGARLLAHA is encoded by the coding sequence ATGACCAAGCGCGCCGACATCGGCACCAAGCGACTGATCAGCCTCGACCCCACGGCCTGGGTGCGCTGGCTGCTGCACGATGACGATCTGCGCGCCATCGATCTTCTGACGCCTGATTTCCAATGGGTGAGCCGTGAGAGCGACGCTTTGGTCCGCGTGCAAAGCCCAGTGCACGGCGAATTCCTCGTCCTCAACGAGATTCAGTTGCACCCCGACCCCAGGATCCCGCAGCGCATCTGCGCTTATGCCGCCCTGGCCAGAGAGCGTCACGGTCTGGAGGTCTATCCTGTTGTCGTCAATATCCTCCGTCCGTCCGGTCGTCAGCGCCTTGCTCGCCGTTTCAGCAGTCGCTTCCGTGGACTGATTGCCCGACAGGATTATCAGGTCATCAATCTGTGGGAGGTCGATGTCAATTTGGCATTGCAGGAACCTCTGCTGCCGTTGTTGCCTTTCGCCCCTATTCTGAAGGGCGGAAATTCCGAGCCGATCATCGCGCAAGCAGTTGTCCGGCTGCGGGCCGACGCCAACCTGGCCCAAATGGAGAACTTGCTTGCTTTCTTCGCCAGTTTCGTCATGAGTACGGAATTGGTTCAAAGCATCATGAGGTGGGATATGGCTGTCCTACGCGAATCACCCTGGTATACCGAAATCCGACAGGAAGGCTGGCAACTCGGTCTGGAACAGGGCCTGGAACAGGGCCTGGAAAAAGGTCTGGAAAAAGGTCTGGAACAGGGCCTGGAGAAAGGCCTGGAGAAGGGCCTAGAAAAAGGTCTGGAACAGGGCCTGGAGAAAGGTCTGGAACAGGGCCTGAAGTTGGGAGAACGCAGGAATATGCGCGAGACCATCCTGCGCGTGCTACAGCACCGTTTTGGGCCGGCGCCAGCCGATTTCGAACAACAGCTCCAGGAGATGGACCTGCCAGAGTTGCGCGGCCTGCTCGACGCGGCCCTGGATGTCGCCTCGTTGGCTGAGTTCGGCGCCAGGTTGCTGGCTCACGCCTGA
- a CDS encoding acetyl-CoA carboxylase biotin carboxylase subunit: MFRKILITNRGEIAVRLIRACQEMGIRTVAVFSEADAGALHPALADEAVCIGPPPPLQSYLRGEAILRAAQERGCDAIHPGYGFLSENAAFAEAVAAAGLTFIGPSPAAMRAMGSKIASREAMAAAGVPTTPGYHPHQSDPAAQAAELAAAAAKIGYPILIKATAGGGGKGMRVVHDSAVFLPELESARREAQNAFGDPTVYLEKLIERPRHVEFQVLADHHGHTVHLFERECSIQRRHQKIIEETPSPALTPELRHRMGQAAVQAAQAVGYTNAGTVEFLLAPDGSFYFLEMNTRLQVEHAITEETTGIDLVKAQIRVAAGEPLPWRQEQLGQRRHAIEARIYAEDPANDFLPAVGRVQVAAEPVEPGVRVDAGVTTGDEVSIYYDPMIAKLICTGEDRADAVRKLDWALSHYTILGITTNIPFLRAVVQHPAFASGDLSTDFIERYLAGWASPASSPPDEALIAAALADSLPGATAPQAPLAAADAFSPWNQPDAFRLGGALSWAGHLRPS; the protein is encoded by the coding sequence ATGTTCCGTAAGATCCTGATCACCAACCGCGGCGAGATCGCCGTCCGGCTGATCCGCGCCTGCCAGGAGATGGGCATCCGCACCGTGGCCGTATTCTCGGAGGCCGACGCCGGCGCCCTCCACCCTGCCCTGGCCGATGAGGCCGTGTGCATTGGCCCGCCGCCACCTTTGCAGTCCTATCTGCGGGGTGAGGCCATCCTCCGCGCAGCCCAAGAGCGGGGCTGCGATGCCATCCACCCCGGCTACGGCTTCTTGTCCGAGAACGCCGCCTTTGCCGAAGCCGTGGCTGCGGCCGGGCTGACCTTCATCGGCCCCAGCCCGGCGGCAATGCGGGCGATGGGGTCGAAGATCGCCAGCCGGGAGGCCATGGCCGCGGCCGGGGTGCCGACGACGCCCGGCTATCATCCTCACCAAAGCGACCCTGCTGCACAAGCGGCAGAACTGGCAGCGGCCGCCGCCAAGATCGGCTACCCAATCCTGATCAAAGCCACGGCCGGCGGTGGGGGCAAGGGGATGCGCGTCGTCCACGACTCGGCCGTCTTCCTGCCCGAGCTGGAATCCGCCCGCCGCGAGGCCCAGAATGCCTTCGGCGACCCCACCGTCTATCTGGAAAAGCTGATCGAGCGCCCGCGGCACGTCGAGTTCCAGGTGCTGGCCGACCATCACGGCCACACCGTCCATCTGTTCGAGCGCGAGTGCAGCATCCAGCGCCGCCACCAGAAGATCATCGAGGAAACGCCATCGCCAGCCCTGACGCCGGAGCTACGACACCGCATGGGCCAGGCGGCGGTGCAGGCGGCGCAGGCGGTGGGCTACACCAACGCCGGCACGGTCGAGTTCTTGTTGGCGCCCGATGGCAGCTTCTACTTCCTGGAGATGAACACCCGCCTGCAGGTCGAACACGCCATCACCGAAGAGACAACAGGCATCGACCTGGTCAAGGCGCAGATCCGGGTGGCCGCGGGCGAGCCATTGCCCTGGCGCCAGGAGCAACTCGGCCAGCGCCGGCACGCCATCGAGGCCCGCATCTACGCCGAAGACCCCGCCAACGATTTTCTGCCTGCGGTGGGCAGGGTGCAGGTGGCGGCCGAGCCGGTGGAGCCGGGCGTACGCGTGGACGCTGGCGTCACGACCGGCGATGAGGTCTCGATCTACTACGACCCCATGATCGCCAAGCTCATCTGCACGGGCGAGGATAGGGCCGACGCCGTGCGCAAGCTGGATTGGGCGCTCTCGCACTACACCATTCTGGGCATCACCACCAACATCCCCTTCCTGCGGGCTGTGGTGCAGCATCCGGCCTTCGCGTCGGGCGATCTGAGCACCGACTTCATCGAGCGGTATCTGGCCGGATGGGCGTCGCCGGCATCCTCCCCGCCAGATGAGGCGCTGATCGCGGCGGCGCTGGCCGATTCGCTGCCAGGCGCAACCGCCCCCCAAGCGCCGTTGGCCGCGGCCGATGCTTTCAGCCCCTGGAACCAGCCCGATGCTTTCCGCCTGGGCGGCGCCCTCAGCTGGGCTGGACATCTGCGGCCTTCCTGA